The Deltaproteobacteria bacterium genome window below encodes:
- a CDS encoding TRAP transporter substrate-binding protein: MGRTFFLTTNLSTKSLLASFSCIALLFSSGANAETSSAQVSEPKSAAVKPTVKIRWLVAHGPANLVEKSLKQMQQALDKRSNGEIKLEIVVKDRSAYSPLTPIAAMKMVQDGQYEMAQIYTTAISNAVDPRFMVFDVPYLFRDHDHASAVLDGPIGQDLLAGLDKHGLKGLGFTYSGGYRVIATSGKKFEQLSDFKGANILSMGGQKNKVIVETFETLGATPTSGNPKFVRNLFDASPGKYAIETTYTRFWNKGEDKALTTINETFHSLHLTSVVMNKDFFEKLSNSHRKLLAEAAQELAVLERKHSVELSEESRARAKAQGIEIVSMSGENRSSLIEKLRGVGRAGRYPFSGDLIKKIEATKPEKVLTGN; encoded by the coding sequence ATGGGACGTACGTTTTTTCTGACTACTAATCTGTCTACTAAGTCTTTACTTGCGTCGTTCTCTTGCATCGCTCTGCTTTTCTCCAGCGGAGCTAATGCCGAAACTTCGTCAGCTCAAGTTTCAGAACCTAAAAGTGCGGCCGTGAAACCAACCGTGAAGATTCGCTGGCTCGTCGCGCATGGCCCCGCAAATCTTGTTGAGAAGTCTTTAAAGCAAATGCAACAGGCCTTAGACAAGCGATCAAATGGAGAAATTAAATTAGAAATAGTTGTAAAGGATCGAAGCGCTTATTCACCGCTGACGCCAATTGCAGCCATGAAGATGGTCCAAGACGGTCAGTATGAAATGGCACAGATTTATACGACAGCAATTTCCAATGCAGTTGATCCAAGATTTATGGTTTTCGATGTGCCCTATTTATTTCGAGACCATGACCACGCGTCAGCAGTCTTAGACGGACCAATTGGACAAGATTTGTTGGCTGGCTTGGATAAACATGGATTAAAGGGGCTTGGGTTCACCTATTCAGGTGGATATCGTGTTATTGCGACAAGCGGGAAAAAGTTTGAACAGCTAAGTGACTTTAAAGGTGCCAATATTCTTTCTATGGGCGGGCAAAAGAATAAAGTTATCGTCGAGACATTTGAAACTCTAGGTGCTACGCCAACAAGTGGAAATCCAAAGTTTGTTAGAAATCTTTTCGATGCCTCGCCAGGCAAGTATGCAATTGAGACGACTTACACGCGTTTTTGGAACAAAGGCGAAGATAAGGCGCTTACGACGATTAACGAGACATTTCATAGTCTGCATTTGACCTCAGTCGTAATGAATAAAGATTTTTTTGAAAAGCTAAGTAATTCACATCGAAAACTTTTGGCAGAAGCAGCGCAGGAGCTTGCTGTACTCGAGAGAAAACACTCGGTGGAGCTTTCTGAAGAATCTCGCGCCCGAGCAAAAGCGCAAGGAATTGAGATCGTCTCGATGTCTGGGGAAAATCGATCTTCTTTGATTGAAAAGCTGCGCGGTGTGGGGCGAGCTGGACGCTATCCTTTCTCGGGTGACTTGATTAAAAAGATTGAAGCAACAAAACCTGAAAAGGTACTTACCGGGAACTAA
- a CDS encoding helix-turn-helix transcriptional regulator, translating to MQSDESTFRVNSSTYLTNYRFHGRDLAYFDRLQYYTEPRIELDVFGRFFGLAIVNLSEGQLAIGRNGSKIPLTGPHILWLPPHSIVEWHLSNTAFRWGSYMGRGAIPAELPSEPIAIKTSLHPSFKSESELFSWVANREDGFRIGKIEAANNLARTLKDLVDKNFEQNTSIAEYAEKLHVHHCTLSRSFQKAYGQSPIAYRNKKRVFEAMAIILLEGERALTVCHKVGFEDISRFNKQFRRQMNATPSQYRPR from the coding sequence GACGAATCGACATTTCGAGTTAACTCATCAACCTACCTCACCAACTATCGGTTTCATGGGCGCGATCTCGCCTATTTTGATCGCCTACAATATTATACCGAGCCGCGCATTGAGCTCGACGTCTTTGGCCGATTTTTTGGTTTAGCCATCGTCAATCTCAGCGAAGGACAATTGGCTATTGGTCGCAACGGCAGCAAAATACCACTTACGGGTCCGCACATCCTTTGGCTTCCGCCCCATAGTATTGTTGAGTGGCACCTCTCGAACACGGCATTTCGCTGGGGATCTTACATGGGCCGCGGCGCCATTCCAGCAGAGCTCCCAAGCGAGCCGATCGCCATTAAAACCTCACTTCATCCTAGCTTCAAATCGGAATCCGAACTTTTTTCTTGGGTCGCCAATCGTGAGGACGGTTTCAGGATTGGCAAAATCGAAGCCGCAAATAATTTGGCGAGAACGCTAAAGGATTTGGTCGATAAGAACTTTGAACAAAACACGTCAATCGCGGAGTACGCCGAAAAACTTCATGTGCATCACTGCACACTTTCCCGTTCCTTTCAAAAGGCCTATGGGCAATCGCCGATCGCCTATCGCAACAAAAAGCGAGTGTTTGAAGCGATGGCCATCATATTACTAGAAGGAGAACGTGCCCTCACCGTCTGCCACAAAGTGGGCTTTGAGGACATCAGTCGCTTCAACAAACAGTTTCGGCGACAGATGAATGCGACTCCTTCACAATACCGACCGCGTTAG